Proteins encoded in a region of the Hippopotamus amphibius kiboko isolate mHipAmp2 chromosome 11, mHipAmp2.hap2, whole genome shotgun sequence genome:
- the LOC130831882 gene encoding olfactory receptor 2B11-like, whose amino-acid sequence MELTNKSHTEEFVLRGFTDRPWLELPLFIILLITYPMAMMGNTAIILVSRLDPRLHNPMYFFLTNLSFLDMCYTTSIVPQMLSNLGTSKKTISYMGCAVQLYFFHIMGGTECLLLALMSFDRYVAICKPLHYTLIMNQRVCILLVAAVWLSGMTYAVSEATVTLQLPLCGRNTLDHLVCEIPVLIKTACGEKGANELTLTVVCIFLLAVPLCLILASYACIGHAVFKIKSSEGRKKAFGTCSSHLIVVFLFYGPAISMYLQPLSSISRDQPKFMALFYGVVTPTLNPFIYTLRNKDVKGALGNLVKSIFTSK is encoded by the coding sequence ATGGAACTAACTAACAAAAGCCATACTGAAGAGTTTGTTCTACGAGGATTTACTGACCGTCCTTGGCTAGAGCTTCCTCTATTCATTATTCTGCTTATAACATACCCCATGGCCATGATGGGAAACACAGCCATCATTCTGGTGTCCAGGTTAGACCCTCGTCTGCACAaccccatgtatttcttcctcacCAACCTCTCCTTTCTGGACATGTGCTACACCACAAGCATTGTCCCTCAGATGCTGTCTAACCTGGGAACTTCTAAAAAGACAATCAGCTATATGGGGTGTGCAGTTCAGCTTTATTTCTTCCACATAATGGGGGGCACAGAATGTCTGCTTTTGGCTCTTATGTCTTTtgatcgctatgtggccatctgcaagcctctaCACTACACCCTCATCATGAATCAGCGTGTCTGTATCTTGTTAGTGGCCGCTGTGTGGCTGAGTGGAATGACCTATGCTGTCTCAGAGGCCACTGTTACCTTACAGTTACCACTGTGTGGTCGCAATACACTGGATCACTTGGTATGTGAGATTCCTGTTCTGATAAAGACTGCCTGTGGTGAAAAGGGTGCTAATGAGCTCACACTGACTGTGGTATGCATTTTTTTGTTGGCTGTGCCTCTATGCTTAATTCTTGCTTCCTATGCTTGTATTGGACATGCTGTATTTAAGATTAAATCAtcggagggaagaaaaaaagccttTGGGACATGTTCTTcccatctcattgtagttttcctGTTTTATGGTCCAGCCATTAGCATGTACCTTCAGCCCCTCTCCTCCATCTCAAGGGACCAGCCCAAATTCATGGCTCTCTTCTATGGAGTGGTGACTCCTACACTCAACCCTTTCATCTACACCCTGAGGAATAAGGATGTGAAGGGGGCATTGGGCAACCTGGTGAAAAGCATTTTCACTTCCAAGTGA
- the LOC130831810 gene encoding olfactory receptor 2J3, whose amino-acid sequence MNDDGKMNATSEGYFVLLGFSNWPHLELVFFVVVLMFYLMILMGNLFILILSYLDSHLHTPMYFFLSNLSFLDLCYSTSFIPQLLVDLWGPEKTISYAGCIIQLYFTLALGTTECVLLAVMSYDRYAAVCRPLHYTVLMHPCFCHLLAVACWLSGFTNSALHSLFTFWVPLCGHRQVDHFFCEVPALLRLSCVDTRANELTLMVTSSIFVLIPLILILSSYGAIALAVLRMQSTTGLQKVFGTCGAHLMVVSLFFIPAMCIYLQPPSGNSQDQGKFIALFYTVVTPSLNPLIYTLRNRDVRGAVKRLMG is encoded by the coding sequence ATGAATGATGATGGAAAAATGAATGCAACTTCTGAAGGGTACTTTGTTCTACTGGGTTTTTCTAATTGGCCTCATCTAGAGTTAGTTTTCTTTGTGGTTGTCTTGATGTTCTACTTGATGATATTGATGGGCAATCTGTTCATCCTTATCTTGTCATACCTGGACTCCcatctccacacacccatgtatttcttcctctcaAACCTCTCTTTTCTGGATCTCTGCTATTCTACTAGCTTCATCCCTCAGTTGCTGGTTGACCTCTGGGGCCCAGAAAAAACCATCTCTTATGCTGGTTGCATCATTCAACTTTACTTTACCCTTGCACTGGGAACCACAGAATGTGTGTTACTGGCGGTGATGTCCTATGATCGTTATGCAGCTGTATGTAGGCCCTTGCATTACACTGTCCTCATGCACCCTTGTTTCTGCCATCTGTTGGCTGTGGCTTGTTGGCTAAGTGGCTTTACAAACTCGGCACTTCATTCCTTATTTACGTTCTGGGTACCCCTGTGTGGACATCGCCAAGTGGACCATTTCTTCTGTGAAGTTCCAGCACTGCTGAGACTGTCATGTGTTGATACCCGTGCTAATGAGCTGACCCTCATGGTCACGAGCTCCATTTTTGTTCTCATACCTCTCATCCTGATTCTCAGCTCCTACGGTGCCATTGCCTTGGCAGTGCTGAGGATGCAGTCAACAACTGGACTTCAGAAAGTCTTTGGGACATGTGGAGCCCACCTTATGGTTGTGTCCCTCTTTTTCATTCCAGCCATGTGTATATACCTCCAGCCACCATCAGGAAATTCTCAAGATCAAGGCAAATTCATTGCCCTCTTTTATACTGTTGTCACACCTAGCCTCAACCCTCTAATCTACACCCTCAGAAACAGAGATGTAAGAGGGGCAGTAAAGAGACTAATGGGGTGA
- the LOC130831908 gene encoding olfactory receptor 10C1-like has translation MSLNCSLWQDNSMSVKYFAFARFSEVIQQCFLLFTLILLMFLASLTGNALIALAIWTNLVLHTPMYFFLANLSLLEIGYTCSVIPKMLQSLVSEGRGISREGCATQMFFFTLLGISECCLLAAMAFDRYMAICSPLHYATRVSRRVCVRLAMVSWGVGFIVAFSQTNYIFSLNFCGPCEIDHFFCDLPPILALACGDTSHNEAAVFVAAILCISSPFLLIIASYGRILAAVLIMPSPAGRRKALSTCSSHLLVVTLFYGSASVTYLRPKSSHSPGMDKLLALFYTVVTPLLNPIIYSLRNKEVKAALRRTLGKKKVSTHG, from the coding sequence ATGAGCCTCAATTGTTCCTTGTGGCAGGACAACAGCATGTCTGTGAAATACTTCGCATTTGCCAGATTCTCTGAGGTTATCCAAcagtgtttccttttatttacccTCATCCTACTCATGTTCTTAGCATCACTGACAGGCAATGCTCTCATAGCTCTTGCCATCTGGACCAACCTGGTTCTCCatacccccatgtacttctttctggCCAACTTATCACTGTTGGAGATAGGCTACACTTGCTCTGTCATACCCAAGATGCTGCAGAGCCTTGTGAGTGAGGGCCGAGGAATCTCTCGGGAGGGTTGTGCTACACAGATGTTTTTCTTCACATTACTTGGTATCAGTGAGTGCTGCCTTTTGGCAGCCATGGCTTTCGACCGCTATATGGCCATATGCTCCCCACTTCACTATGCAACACGAGTGAGTCGTAGAGTGTGTGTTCGTTTGGCAATGGTTTCTTGGGGTGTGGGTTTCATAGTAGCCTTCAGCCAAACCaactatattttctctttgaactTCTGTGGCCCCTGTGAAATAGACCACTTCTTCTGTGACCTCCCCCCTATCCTGGCACTTGCTTGTGGAGATACATCCCATAATGAGGCTGCAGTCTTTGTTGCGGCCATCCTTTGCATTTCCAGCCCATTTTTATTAATCATTGCCTCTTATGGAAGAATTCTAGCTGCAGTGCTGATCATGCCCTCCCCTGCAGGCCGCCGAAAAGCTCTTTCCACCTGTTCTTCCCACCTACTTGTAGTGACACTCTTCTATGGCTCAGCATCTGTAACCTACTTGAGACCTAAGTCTAGCCACTCACCAGGGATGGATAAACTCCTGGCCCTCTTCTATACAGTGGTGACACCCTTGCTGA